The genomic region CATTGGCTTCTTTAAGCTGAGAAATTAAGTTTGATATCATTCCTCCGGGAACCTGGTGTACAAGAACCTCGGTATCAATTGTCGCCATTTTGTTGGTGCCCATAAAATCACGGTATTTGGGGGCAATCGACTCAAAATATTCCCCTAATTTAACAAGCTGCTTCATATCAAGTCCGGTATCTCTGTCGGTTCCCTGTAAAGCCGCCACAAAGGGTTCTATCGCCGGGTGTGATGTTCTTAGTGCAAACGGAGCCAGTGCGGCATCAATAATATCCACGCCGGCTTCAATCGCCTTCATCATACTCATTGAAGCCATTCCGCTGGTGTAGTGGGTGTGCAACTGTACCGGAATCTTAATTTCCTTCTTTAGTGCCGATATCAGCGTATAAGCGTCATCGGGGCGGATTAAACCTGCCATATCCTTAATACAAAGGGTATCGGCTCCCATTTCTTCAAGCTTGATAGCTTTATTGATATAGTAGTCCAGGTTATAAACCGGGCCGCCCATGCGGGGCTCAGTCAGCGAATAACAAAGCGACAATTGCGCATGTTTACCGCTTTCCTTAATTGCTTCTAAAGCTGTTTCGAAGTTGCGTTCGTCGTTTAGCGCATCAAAAACACGGAAAATATCGATACCGGTTTTAGCGGCATGTTTGACGAAGGCGACTACAACATCATCGGCATAATTGCGATAACCGACAATATTCTGCCCTCTAAGCAGCATTTGGAGCGGGGTTTTGGGCGCCAGCCATTTAATGGCGGCAAGCCTTTCCCACGGGTCTTCGTTAAGGTATCTGGTAGGAACGTCAAACGTCGCGCCCCCCCATACTTCCAACGAATGGAAACCGGCCTTATCCATCTCGGCTGCAATCGGCAACATATCCTCTGTACGCATACGGGTTGCCAAAAGCGATTGGTGTCCGTCACGCAGAGTAACATCTGTAAACTTTAAAGGATTCTTACTCATAACTGTCCTTTCTTTTTATGGCTGAATTTTACTTATTTGCACATAAAAAATGTACGGATAAAAATACGAATAGTTAGGATAATAATATCACACCCTCTTTTAAGGGGCAAACAAAACTTGTTTATAGCGACCTTATATAATATAATTTTAGGATATTAAATCATAGTCTAACCTTCTGCTTAATATCGTTGATAACCGAATATCTGTTTTGTCAGCGATATTCCCCCGTGTTTTAGCCGTAAATTTCAACTAAGGATAGGTTTTAATAAAAAATGGATATATTATCGGGATTTAGCAGGGATAAAAGTAATTTGGTTGATATCCTGCAGGCGTTTCAAGATAAGCTCGGTTATTTACCCGAAGATATTATAATTGAAGTCGCCGATTATTTGCGGATGTCGCCTTCCGCGGTTTACAGCGTGGCTACTTTTTATCCCCGTTTTAAATTTACCCCCTCCGGCAAAAAGACGGTTTGCGCCTGCAGAGGTACCGCTTGTCATGTTCGCGGCGGCGGGCGGGTGCTCCGTGAAATTGAAAACAAGCTGGGAATTAAACCGGGCGAAACCACATCGGATATGGAATACACTTTGGAAACGGTGTCTTGCATGGGTGCTTGTGCGCTTGCCCCGGCAGTTATGGTAGATAACGAAATACACGGGCAGATGACTCCTGCCAAAGTTTCAGAGGTTATCGGTGAATAATAACGGCAATATTTCTCGCAGTGTTTTAATCTGCCAGGGGACGAGTTGCAGTTCTCAAAAATCGAAAAAAATCCGCGAAGCCTTTGAGTGCGGAATTCTTGAAGCCGGTATTACGGATACAAAAGTAGATTTTACGGGGTGTCAAGGTTTTTGTGCGTTGGGCCCCGTTGTTATTATTGAACCCGAGGGAATCTTATACACGCGTGTTACCGTTGAATATGTCCCCGAGATTATTAGGTCGCACTTACAAGAGGGGCGGCCGGTTTCCGCTTTATTTTATACGGACCCCGAAAGCGGAGAGGCGGTGCCTTATTATAAAAATATC from Dehalococcoidales bacterium harbors:
- a CDS encoding pyruvate carboxylase subunit B, encoding MSKNPLKFTDVTLRDGHQSLLATRMRTEDMLPIAAEMDKAGFHSLEVWGGATFDVPTRYLNEDPWERLAAIKWLAPKTPLQMLLRGQNIVGYRNYADDVVVAFVKHAAKTGIDIFRVFDALNDERNFETALEAIKESGKHAQLSLCYSLTEPRMGGPVYNLDYYINKAIKLEEMGADTLCIKDMAGLIRPDDAYTLISALKKEIKIPVQLHTHYTSGMASMSMMKAIEAGVDIIDAALAPFALRTSHPAIEPFVAALQGTDRDTGLDMKQLVKLGEYFESIAPKYRDFMGTNKMATIDTEVLVHQVPGGMISNLISQLKEANALERIGEVYAEIPKVREELGYPPLVTPTSQIVGIQAVQNVLFGRYKVVSAQVKDLVYGLYGRTPVPISPEIQKIILKGFERGETPIESRPGDILEPEMEKAYADTAHIARNLGDVLTYALYPTTGMRFLKWKYGLETPPPETKGKKMEDIKREDELIAKAKAGKLVDPATVVAAPAPVATPAEAPKNQAPQATAQTQAAAPATPAPPPAPAPAPPPAASAPAANGAPVNGTAIVAPMPGLVIRFTVNVGDEVKEGDTVAVIEAMKMAIDLPAVVKGKVTEIRFKAGDHVVRDDVLAVIG
- the nuoE gene encoding NADH-quinone oxidoreductase subunit NuoE, coding for MDILSGFSRDKSNLVDILQAFQDKLGYLPEDIIIEVADYLRMSPSAVYSVATFYPRFKFTPSGKKTVCACRGTACHVRGGGRVLREIENKLGIKPGETTSDMEYTLETVSCMGACALAPAVMVDNEIHGQMTPAKVSEVIGE